The following coding sequences are from one Microtus pennsylvanicus isolate mMicPen1 chromosome 1, mMicPen1.hap1, whole genome shotgun sequence window:
- the LOC142839052 gene encoding olfactory receptor 5K3-like has product MTENNDSLTTEFILVGFSDHQDLKTPLFLVFSTIYLVTMIGNLGLVVLIYMEHHLHTPMYIFLGNLALMDSCCSCAITPKMLENFFSVDRKMSLYECMAQFYFLCFAETTDCFLLAAMAYDRYVAICNPLQYHTMMSKKLCLQMTAGAYIAGSLHSMIHIGFLFRLSFCRSHVIKHFFCDVLPLYRLSCVDPYINELMILIFSGSIQSFTITVVLISYFYILFTIFTMKSKEGRSKALSTCASHFLSVSIFYGSLLYMYIRPSSVNEEYKDIPVAIFYTLVIPLLNPFIYSLRNKEVMNVLKRKIKRKL; this is encoded by the coding sequence ATGACTGAGAACAACGACTCCTTGACAACAGAATTCATCCTGGTGGGATTCTCAGACCACCAAGATCTAAAGACCCCTCTATTCTTGGTGTTCTCTACCATCTATCTGGTCACCATGATTGGGAATCTTGGGCTCGTGGTCTTGATCTACATGGAACACCATcttcacacacccatgtacatcTTTCTGGGCAACCTGGCTCTCATGGATTCCTGCTGCTCCTGTGCTATCACTCCCAAGATGCTAGAGAACTTTTTCTCTGTGGACAGAAAAATGTCTTTGTATGAATGCATGGCACAGTTctactttctttgttttgctgaAACTACAGACTGCTTCCTCTTAGCAGCAATGgcatatgaccgctatgtggcgaTATGCAACCCTCTGCAGTACCACACTATGATGTCCAAAAAGCTCTGTCTTCAGATGACCGCAGGAGCCTACATAGCAGGATCCCTGCATTCCATGATTCATATAGGGTTCTTATTCAGGTTATCTTTCTGTAGGTCTCATGTAATCAAGCACTTCTTTTGTGATGTCCTTCCATTATATAGACTTTCATGTGTTGACCCTTACATCAATGAATTAATGATACTTATCTTTTCTGGTTCTATTCAAAGTTTTACCATTACTGTAGTCCTAATATCTTATTTCTACATCCTTTTTACTATATTCACAATGAAGTCCAAAGAGGGAAGAAGTAAAGCCTTATCTActtgtgcttcccactttctctctgtgtcaaTATTCTATGGTTCTCTTCTCTACATGTATATTCGACCAAGTTCAGTTAATGAAGAGTATAAAGACATACCTGTTGCTATTTTTTATACTCTAGTAATTCCTTTATTAAACCCCTTTATTTATAGTCTTAGAAATAAGGAAGTAATGAatgtattgaaaagaaaaataaagagaaaattgtaG